A genome region from Astyanax mexicanus isolate ESR-SI-001 chromosome 19, AstMex3_surface, whole genome shotgun sequence includes the following:
- the aimp2 gene encoding aminoacyl tRNA synthase complex-interacting multifunctional protein 2 isoform X2, whose protein sequence is MPMYQNGEVDPALKALEARQDEIMRKLYELKAAVDGLAKTVTTPDADLDATTLSQSPAVSAFMGTADLDALLGKDLGALRDIVINANPATPPLSLLVLHGLLCQRYRVLSNVHVHSSVSSVSPQLLSCLGPQRTDSYTRHRFQLGFTLIWKDVPKLQMKFSTQSMCPIEGEANVARFLFRLLGAEPQDPITATQVDSWVDTAVFQLAEGGAKERAAVLRSLNSTLGRTPWLLGQELSLADIVCVCCLLRAGQASSAPTNVQRWLQSCRNLGHFDCVYPLLQ, encoded by the exons ATGCCCATGTACCAG aatgGGGAGGTGGATCCTGCTCTCAAAGCGCTGGAGGCTCGTCAGGACGAGATAATGCGAAAGCTGTACGAGCTGAAAGCAGCAGTGGACGGCCTGGCCAAGACAGTCACTACTCCGGACGCCGACCTGGACGCCACCACGCTGTCGCAGAGTCCTGCGGTCAGTGCCTTCATGGGCACGGCTGATCTGGACGCCCTTCTTGGCAAG GATCTTGGTGCTCTGAGGGACATTGTGATCAATGCCAACCCGGCCACTCCGCCACTCTCGCTGCTGGTGCTGCACGGGCTGCTATGCCAGCGCTACCGCGTGCTCTCCAACGTGCACGTCCACTCGTCCGTCTCCAGCGTGTCCCCGCAGCTACTCTCATGCCTAGGGCCGCAGCGCACCGACAGCTACACCCGCCACCGCTTCCAGCTGGGCTTCACACTCATATGGAAAGACG TGCCAAAACTCCAGATGAAGTTCAGCACCCAGAGTATGTGCCCCATTGAGGGCGAGGCTAACGTCGCTCGCTTCCTGTTCCGTCTCCTGGGCGCTGAACCACAGGACCCGATCACTGCCACACAGGTGGACTCCTGGGTTGACACAGCCGTTTTCCAGCTAGCTGAAGGGGGCGCAAAAGAGCGGGCAGCCGTCCTGCGCTCTCTCAACAGCACTCTGGGCCGCACGCCTTGGCTGCTGGGTCAGGAGCTCTCGCTGGCCGACATCGTGTGCGTGTGCTGCCTCCTGCGGGCCGGCCAGGCCTCGTCCGCCCCGACCAACGTCCAGCGCTGGCTCCAGTCCTGCCGCAACCTAGGCCACTTCGACTGTGTGTACCCCCTGCTGCAGTGA
- the aimp2 gene encoding aminoacyl tRNA synthase complex-interacting multifunctional protein 2 isoform X1 has product MPMYQVKPTCGEITVDLPTCMYTLPNVHAQGSSCGDHALQNGEVDPALKALEARQDEIMRKLYELKAAVDGLAKTVTTPDADLDATTLSQSPAVSAFMGTADLDALLGKDLGALRDIVINANPATPPLSLLVLHGLLCQRYRVLSNVHVHSSVSSVSPQLLSCLGPQRTDSYTRHRFQLGFTLIWKDVPKLQMKFSTQSMCPIEGEANVARFLFRLLGAEPQDPITATQVDSWVDTAVFQLAEGGAKERAAVLRSLNSTLGRTPWLLGQELSLADIVCVCCLLRAGQASSAPTNVQRWLQSCRNLGHFDCVYPLLQ; this is encoded by the exons ATGCCCATGTACCAGGTAAAGCCCACGTGTGGAGAGATAACGGTAGATTTACCGACCTGCATGTACACGCTACCGAATGTCCACGCGCAGGGGAGCAGCTGCGGCGACCACGCGCTCCAG aatgGGGAGGTGGATCCTGCTCTCAAAGCGCTGGAGGCTCGTCAGGACGAGATAATGCGAAAGCTGTACGAGCTGAAAGCAGCAGTGGACGGCCTGGCCAAGACAGTCACTACTCCGGACGCCGACCTGGACGCCACCACGCTGTCGCAGAGTCCTGCGGTCAGTGCCTTCATGGGCACGGCTGATCTGGACGCCCTTCTTGGCAAG GATCTTGGTGCTCTGAGGGACATTGTGATCAATGCCAACCCGGCCACTCCGCCACTCTCGCTGCTGGTGCTGCACGGGCTGCTATGCCAGCGCTACCGCGTGCTCTCCAACGTGCACGTCCACTCGTCCGTCTCCAGCGTGTCCCCGCAGCTACTCTCATGCCTAGGGCCGCAGCGCACCGACAGCTACACCCGCCACCGCTTCCAGCTGGGCTTCACACTCATATGGAAAGACG TGCCAAAACTCCAGATGAAGTTCAGCACCCAGAGTATGTGCCCCATTGAGGGCGAGGCTAACGTCGCTCGCTTCCTGTTCCGTCTCCTGGGCGCTGAACCACAGGACCCGATCACTGCCACACAGGTGGACTCCTGGGTTGACACAGCCGTTTTCCAGCTAGCTGAAGGGGGCGCAAAAGAGCGGGCAGCCGTCCTGCGCTCTCTCAACAGCACTCTGGGCCGCACGCCTTGGCTGCTGGGTCAGGAGCTCTCGCTGGCCGACATCGTGTGCGTGTGCTGCCTCCTGCGGGCCGGCCAGGCCTCGTCCGCCCCGACCAACGTCCAGCGCTGGCTCCAGTCCTGCCGCAACCTAGGCCACTTCGACTGTGTGTACCCCCTGCTGCAGTGA